TCGCTTGATAAAGTGACCTTTGCGGTAAACCTGTCGGTCGGCGTATACAGCAAAAAACCACCAAGGTTGTAGAAGCTGCTTTTATTGGCTTCATCGTCACCGTTGTAGTCGTTTGTGATCCAGCCCTCATCCTCCTGATAGCGGGCATTCAGTCCGAGATAGAGTTTATCCTGGACGAGAGCTCCGTTAACATTGAAAGAGCCCAGTATGTCATTGTAGCTGCCGAATTCGGTGCCGACATTTCCATGCCATTCGTTTTCAGGTTCCTTGGTCACTACCTTGATAACAGCACCGATGGCATCCTTACCGTAAAGTGTACCCTGGGGGCCACGCAAAACCTCGATCCGCTTGACATTGTTCAACGAAGCATCAAAACCGTAAGTATTGCTGTAGGCTACCCCATCGATATAGATAACCACAGGGTTGTTGCTGGTAAACATTGAATGGTTCAAGCCCCTGAAGTTCACTGTACTACCAGAACTATTCATATTAGGGATCTCGCTTATGACATTGGGGATACGCTCGATCCCCTTTTCCTTGAGAACCTCATCGTCGATAACCGTGATACTCTGCGGAACGTCGGTGATGTCCTCCTCGACCTTGTTGGCCGTAACAGTAATAGTTTCCATTGTGATCCCCGCAGGGTCTTCCGCCTGGACAAAGCTGGCCCCAAGGATGGTCCCTATCGCCGCCAAGCAGGTAAGTGTTGTTTTAATGCGCATTTTTTTTCTCCTCTTCTAAGAGTGTACAATTAGGCGAGACAAACCTTATTAAATACAGAAAAGAAAAATCCGACTAACACCAGCGTCCAAATTTTTTTAACAGCAGTCCAAACTTTCAGGGATGGAACAAATTGAGGGATGTCAAAAGATGAAACGGGGGGGGATTATTACAATTTGGGGCCGGATATTCGTTGGTGAGTCTTCGGTGCATGGGCCTAGCCCGGACCCGGCTGGATACACCGGAACTCTACGCCTTGGCCTTGATCAGCATGTGCGTGGCCGCAGCTGTGGCATTTTTAATATTCCGGCCACTGGAACGGTGGATGGAAGGCAGGTGTTTATGATGGTGAAGCCTGCGGTCTCCTTTGAAAATGTATCCATGGCCTTTGGCCGGCATATTCTTTTTGAGAACCTCAACCTCGATATCGCCCCGGGCCAGGTGGTGGGTATCCAGGGCCCGAGCGGTACCGGGAAATCCACGTTGCTGAAGATGGCGGCGGGTTTGATCCGGCCGGTTAAAGGCCGGGTTCGGGTTCATGTTCGCCCGTTGGGATATGTCTTTCAGGAGCCGCGGCTGCTTGGGTGGTACACGGCCCGGGAAAATGTAAGTTTGGCCCTGGAAGCGGCCGGCATGTCTGTAAAAACGGCGAAACAAACCGCTTTAAGATGTCTTAAGGATTTGGACTTGGCCGGGTTTGAAAAACATTACCCCCGGGAATTGTCCGGGGGCATGAACCAGCGGATCTCCATCGCCAGAGCCCTTTCCGTCTCCCCAGAGCTTCTGCTGCTGGATGAACCTTTTACTGGTCTTGATCCCGCCTGGTTTTGCTAACCTAAAATTGACCCCTTTGAGGGCCAAATGACAACCTAAAATTGACCCCCCACTTTGCATCAGTACTCTGGTATTGAATGGAGATTTTTAACCCATTACCGGAGACGAAAAGGAGAATGCTTAAAGTGGATCAGTATGATTACATCCGAACAGCTCACCGTGTTTATGGAAAGGCCATTAAAGAGCTTGCCAGAGAAACCGGCCATTCAAAAAAC
The DNA window shown above is from uncultured Desulfobacter sp. and carries:
- a CDS encoding ATP-binding cassette domain-containing protein, whose amino-acid sequence is MKRGGIITIWGRIFVGESSVHGPSPDPAGYTGTLRLGLDQHVRGRSCGIFNIPATGTVDGRQVFMMVKPAVSFENVSMAFGRHILFENLNLDIAPGQVVGIQGPSGTGKSTLLKMAAGLIRPVKGRVRVHVRPLGYVFQEPRLLGWYTARENVSLALEAAGMSVKTAKQTALRCLKDLDLAGFEKHYPRELSGGMNQRISIARALSVSPELLLLDEPFTGLDPAWFC